In a single window of the Metopolophium dirhodum isolate CAU chromosome 2, ASM1992520v1, whole genome shotgun sequence genome:
- the LOC132938834 gene encoding uncharacterized protein LOC132938834 codes for MSITLANFIEDTVVAKFPTELKDIYFIKDSINKTPKGKIYSKYFNTIKQLQNHGLVDKKIYQSTETNLPTNRSSSSFDKMIEIEDVSIYISQLHHEVLTWPEIETIWLKTTNYRLKNIKEEENIFLHWKHFKEPMGYRLANVLKEKIKDPSSKKQLDEMLKTAHLTESK; via the exons atgTCTATTACTTTAGCAAATTTTATAGAAGACACAGTTGTTGCTAAATTCCCCACTGAATTAAAA gacATATACTTCATTAAAGATTCCATTAATAAAACTCCTAAAGGGAAAATTTATTCTAAGTACTTCAATACCATCAAACAACTACAAAACCATGGTCTAGTTGATAAGAAAATATATCAGTCAACAGAAACAAATTTGCCTACAAACcgatcatcatcatcatttgataaaatgatag AAATTGAAGATGTCAGTATATATATTTCACAATTGCATCATGAAGTACTTACATGGCCTGAAATAGAAACAATATGGTTGAAAACAActaattatagattaaaaaatattaaagaggaggaaaatatttttcttcattGGAAGCACTTTAAAGAACCAATGGGATATAGACTT GCAAATGtactgaaagaaaaaataaaagacCCTAGTTCAAAAAAACAATTAGATGAAATGTTAAAAACTGCACACTTAACTGAaagtaaataa